Part of the Bacillus sp. THAF10 genome is shown below.
GGTTGCTTCCTCAGCCGAAATCTTATTCTGGCGATGCTCATCAAAGTTTAATGGCTTTCCGTAAACAACCCTTAGCGGTTGAAACCTTTTGTAGGGGCCAATAATCGCACAAGGAACCACAACTGCATCCGATCGAAGTGCAAAAAAGCCAGCACCAGCAAGACCTTTTCCTAGTTCTCCATTTTTACTTCTCGTACCTTCGGGAAAAAGTCCTAAAACATGGCCTTCTTTTAATACTTTAAGCGCATTTCTTAAGGCCTCTCTATCGCTCATGCCTCTTTTAACAGGAAAAGCGTGTAATTTTGGGAGAATTGTTTTAAGAATAGGCACACGAAACACTTCTTCTTTTGCCATGAAATGAACCGTTCTTGGTGAAGTAATCCCTACAACCGGTGGATCTAGATTATCAATATGATTGGCACATAACAAAACGGCTCCATCCTTTGGAACGTTTTCTAAGCCCTCCACCTTTATTCTATATAAGGGCTTTAAAATAGTAGAAACAATAAACTTGGCAAATGAGTAAAAAGTCATTATTACCTATTCCTTTCCTTTTCCATTACAAGCCCCATAATATTTTCGACAACTTCATTAATAGATAATGAGGTTGTATCCAATTCAACAGCATCTTCCGCCTTTTGTAAGGGAGCGATTTCTCGTTCAGAATCAAGCTTATCTCTGCGGGCAATTTCCTCTTTAAGAACTTCCAAATCAGAGTCGTACCCTTTTGAAATATTTTCTGCATGTCTTCTTTGTGCTCTTTCATCAACAGAAGCTAATAAGAATACCTTTACCTCTGCATCAGGAAGTACATGTGTTCCAATATCCCTACCATCCATTACAACACCGCCTCTTTCGGCGAATACTCGTTGTCGTGCTACCATTTCCTCACGAACCGTTTTATGTTTTGCCACAATAGAAACGTTATTGGTCACATCATTTTTACGGATTTGCTCGGTTACATCCTCATCGTTTATGTAAACATATTGGTTTTGGTTATCGGCCTGACGCAAATCTATCTCCGTTTTTTTCAATAAGGCATAAAGATTCACTTCATCTTCTAAATTAACTCCATGCTTCATTGCTTCAAATGTTATAGCTCTGTACATTGCCCCTGTGTCGATGTACAAATAGCCTAGTTTTCCTGCCACAATCTTGGCAACGGTACTTTTTCCTGCAGCAGCAGGACCATCAATTGCAATTGAAAATTGTTTCATAGTTCCTCCATACGTATGCTTTATTTTCACTTTATGAGCAGTAAGAACTAACTGCTTCCATAAAAAAAGCAGGTATCCCCTGCGATTTACAAAAAACTTATATTTATTTTACCATATCGTTTATTGTTGGTCGAATGTTTCTATATGCTCCTCAAGCTTCATTCCTCCAACTCCTTCATACTGAGGAACCTTGCTAATAAATGGCGCAGCGTCAGTATATAGAAGTATAGCTTGAGCGATTAGAAGACAACCAATCTGGATCATGATAAGTTTAATAATGATTCTTTCTAGCCTTTTCAAGTCAAACACCCTCCATTTCACCTATTTTTATTATAGGTGAAAATAGAAACTGTTATCCTAGGTAACTAAGGTTTTTTTTAGTAATCGTTGCTGCTCGAAACAATATCTCAAAATTATTTGCTTTTCATGCTCATTAATTGGATCAAATTGCAGCGAGGCGCGGACCCTGTTTGTATCTAATTCGACTAGTCTGATTACCTTACTTTTAAGCTTGAGATAATGTAGCTCTCCATTACTTGAATGAAGAACAAAAGTAGTAAGGATGTGCTCTCTTACTGGTAGCGTACACCCCTTTGGAAGAATAACCGCTGCACCGCCTGCACTAATATCATGAGTAATAGAGACAAAAGGTAAAAATTGGGTATTCAATGGATGTACCGCGACATCTAGCGTTCCTTCGACTCGAACATATTGCCTTCTTTGGACTTTAGTAACCTGCTCATAGCCTGGAAAAGACAACTGCACCATTGGAATGGTTTGAATCGCTCTTCCAAGCACCTCACTTTCAAATGTATAAGCGACTCCATCGTCAGATACATAGGAAATAAAAAGCTGTGTACCGTTTAATATGTATGTGGTTTTTCCATTTTTATAATGGGAAGGATAGTCTACAAAAAACTCACGGTCACCTACTTCTTGTACTTTACATCTATATTTCTCCACTTTATCGTCATTTCGTACTTGAAGTGTTAGTACGACCCCTGGTTTTAACAAGAAATTGCCCCCTTACAAAAGCCATTGTTCCTAAAATTAAGCGCTGGTAAAATACGCTGTTGATTTGCACAAAAGTGTTTGCGCAACGATTTTTTCTATTTATTTCTATTAAACCACTTTACGAAAAAAAGGAAAAGTCAATTTTTGACTTTTCCTTTTTTTTCTTCATACTTGCTTATTTGATTCTATAAGTCATAGAGCATTTCTGGGTTTTTCAGCTTTTCTACTTTTTCTTCTGTTCCGTCATTTGCGTTAATAAAAATTTGATATGTGTCATTATCAATGGTTCCTAAAAACTCATAGCACAAAACTTCTTCGCCAAGGTCATTGTTGATGATAGCCAGGTAATCCTCCATAATCATCACGTTATCATTAATTTTTGTTGTTGCTTCTTCATAGGAAATACCAGGTTTTGGTATTTCTCTAACATGTTGGGACATTAGATAATCTTTCGCTGAAAATCCAACAATTTCCCCAGTTTCAAGGCTAACTTTCATTTTTATGGAATCTGGGTATATTCTAACCCCGTCTATATTTGAGACAAATGTGAAAATACCGAGTTTATTGTATTCCACACTCTCATAAAGATCAAGCGTATCAAACTTATTTTGTTTTAAGAAGTTTCTCGCTTTATCTGTTGCTTCATTTAAGCTGATATTCTTTTGCTTAGCTTCCTTGTTTTGAACCAGGTAAATTGGGATGCCCCCTTTTTTAGCGATATCCATGTAGGTGTCTACCTGATTCTTATCTACTATTTTTAAACTATAAAAGCCAAATTTAGAGCCTTCTCCACTTTCCGTAATGGTGATTTTCTCATTACCTTCTAACTCTAAATATTTATCAGCAATCTTTTTAGCTTCTTCTTCGGTAATCGTTTTCCCTGTTAGCTGACTGAAATT
Proteins encoded:
- a CDS encoding 1-acyl-sn-glycerol-3-phosphate acyltransferase, producing MTFYSFAKFIVSTILKPLYRIKVEGLENVPKDGAVLLCANHIDNLDPPVVGITSPRTVHFMAKEEVFRVPILKTILPKLHAFPVKRGMSDREALRNALKVLKEGHVLGLFPEGTRSKNGELGKGLAGAGFFALRSDAVVVPCAIIGPYKRFQPLRVVYGKPLNFDEHRQNKISAEEATIIVMNAIRELIEKNK
- the cmk gene encoding (d)CMP kinase, with translation MKQFSIAIDGPAAAGKSTVAKIVAGKLGYLYIDTGAMYRAITFEAMKHGVNLEDEVNLYALLKKTEIDLRQADNQNQYVYINDEDVTEQIRKNDVTNNVSIVAKHKTVREEMVARQRVFAERGGVVMDGRDIGTHVLPDAEVKVFLLASVDERAQRRHAENISKGYDSDLEVLKEEIARRDKLDSEREIAPLQKAEDAVELDTTSLSINEVVENIMGLVMEKERNR
- a CDS encoding DUF5359 family protein, producing MKRLERIIIKLIMIQIGCLLIAQAILLYTDAAPFISKVPQYEGVGGMKLEEHIETFDQQ
- a CDS encoding flagellar brake protein, which translates into the protein MLKPGVVLTLQVRNDDKVEKYRCKVQEVGDREFFVDYPSHYKNGKTTYILNGTQLFISYVSDDGVAYTFESEVLGRAIQTIPMVQLSFPGYEQVTKVQRRQYVRVEGTLDVAVHPLNTQFLPFVSITHDISAGGAAVILPKGCTLPVREHILTTFVLHSSNGELHYLKLKSKVIRLVELDTNRVRASLQFDPINEHEKQIILRYCFEQQRLLKKTLVT
- the ypeB gene encoding germination protein YpeB produces the protein MLRLIIIAVLAIAVVGTGYWGYQEHQDKNAVLINAENNYQRSFHDLVYHIDLLHDKIGTTLAMSSRNQLSPSFAEVWRITSEAQNDVGQLPLTLLPFNKTEEFLSNTGEYTYQVAIRDLDKNPLSSDEYGTLQALYQKSDEIRQELRKVQSMVMSNNLRWMDVELALSAKDQPQDNTIIDGFKTVEKNVEGYEEADFGPTFTSMNQQKDKNFSQLTGKTITEEEAKKIADKYLELEGNEKITITESGEGSKFGFYSLKIVDKNQVDTYMDIAKKGGIPIYLVQNKEAKQKNISLNEATDKARNFLKQNKFDTLDLYESVEYNKLGIFTFVSNIDGVRIYPDSIKMKVSLETGEIVGFSAKDYLMSQHVREIPKPGISYEEATTKINDNVMIMEDYLAIINNDLGEEVLCYEFLGTIDNDTYQIFINANDGTEEKVEKLKNPEMLYDL